Below is a genomic region from Heptranchias perlo isolate sHepPer1 chromosome 26, sHepPer1.hap1, whole genome shotgun sequence.
CTCCCCACTGACCGCTGCTCCCCACCGACCGCTGCTCCCCGCTGCTCCccgccgaccgctgctccccaCTGACCGCTGCTCCTCCCTGACCGCTGCTCCCCACTGACCGCTGCTCCCCACCGACCGCTGCTCCCCGCTGCTCCccgccgaccgctgctccccgctgctccccgccgaccgctgctccccgccgaccgctgctccccgccAACCGCTGCTCCCCGCCGACCGCTGCTCCTCCCTGACCGCTGCTCCccgccgaccgctgctccccgccgaccgctgctccccaCTGACCGCTGCTCCCCACCGACCGCTGCTCCCCGCTGCTCCccgccgaccgctgctccccgctgctccccgccgaccgctgctccccgccgaccgctgctccccgccgaccgctgctccccgctgctccccgccgaccgctgctccccgccgaccgctgctccccgccgaccgctgctccccgccgaccgctgctccccgctgctccccgccgaccgctgctccccgccgaccgctgctccccgccGACCGCTGCTCCTCCCTGACCGCTGCTCCCCACCGACCGCTGCTCCCCGCTGCTCCccgccgaccgctgctccccactgctccccgccgaccgctgctccccgccgaccgctgctccccgccgaccgctgctccccgctgctccccgccgaccgctgctccccgccgaccgctgctccccgccGACCGCTGCTCCTCCCTGACCGCTGCTCCCCACTGACCGCTGCTCCCCACCGACCGCTGCTCCCCGCTGCTCCccgccgaccgctgctccccactgctccccgccgaccgctgctccccactgctccccgccgaccgctgctccccgccGACCGCTGCTCCTCCCTGACCGCTGCTCCccgccgaccgctgctccccgccGACCGCTGCTCCTCCCTGACCGCTGCTCCccgccgaccgctgctccccgccGACCGCTGCTCCTCCCTGACCGCTGCTCCCCACCGACCGCTGCTCCCCGCTGCTCCccgccgaccgctgctccccactgctccccgccgaccgctgctccccgccGACCGCTGCTCCTCCCTGACCGCTGCTCCCCACTGACCGCTGCTCCCCACCGACCGCTGCTCCCCGCTGCTCCccgccgaccgctgctccccaCTGCTCCCCACCGACCGCTGCTCCCCGCTGCTCCccgccgaccgctgctccccactgctccccgccgaccgctgctccccgccgaccgctgctccccaCTGACCGCTGCTCCCcaccgaccgctgctcccccctgctccccgccgaccgctgctccccgctgctccccgccgaccgctgctccccactgctccccgccgaccgctgctccccgccGACCGCTGCTCCTCCCTGACCGCTGCTCCccgccgaccgctgctccccgccGACCGCTGCTCCTCCCTGACCGCTGCTCCCCGCCGACCGCTGCTCCTCCCTGACCGCTGCTCCccgccgaccgctgctccccgccGACGCTGCTCCCCGCCGACGCTGCTCCCCGCCGACCGCTGCTCCCTGCCGACCGCTGCTCCTCCCCGCCGACCGCTGCTCCTCCCTGACCGCTGCTCCCCGCCGACCGCTGCTCCCTGTCACCCGACtttctgactctcccccgggaGCTGGGATCTTGGATTGTTTCTCGATGTCTGATCGTCATCTTCAACTGTTTTAAAGAGAAACACTTGGTATCGATCACACCTCTCAAAAGCTTTTCGAACTTCATTTACACTGAAGTACAGTTATTGCTGCTGTGGCCTGGGCAAACACAGCAACATCCTACAGATCAGATGACtggccagttaatctatttcTGGTTGAattacctgctcttcttcagcagcttaaagggttaaattatgaggacagattacacagcctgggcttgtattccctcgagtatagaagattaaggggtgatctaattgaggtgtttaagatgattaaaggatttgatagggtcgatagagagaaactatttcctctggtggggggagtccagaacaagggggcataaccttaaaattagagccaggccgttcagggtgatgtcaggaagcacttcttcacacaaaggggagtggaaatctgtaactctctcccccaaaaaggctgtggatgctgggggacaattgaaagATTTATTTTGGGTAAGGGTATTTTGGGATTTGGAGCACAGGTgagaaaatggggttgaggtgcagatcaaccatgatttaattgtatggtggaacaggcacgaggggctgaatggcctcctcctgtttcttatgtccaAATACAGCCATCAGTCCCTTAACGCCCACCTGAACCATAAACAGAATCATATAAGGTTTAATGCCTGGTTGAaagggcagcacctctgacagtgcagtgctccctcggtactgaccctccgacagtgcagcgctccctcagtactgaccctccgacagtgcagtgctccctcagtactgaccctccgacagtgcagtgctccctcagtactgaccctctgacagtgcagcactccctcagtactgaccctctgacagtgcagtgctccctcggtactgaccctccgacagtgcagcgctccctcggtactgaccctccgacagtgcagtgctccctcagtactgccccttcgacagtgcagcactccctcagtactgaccctccgacagtgcagcactccctcagtactgaccctccgacagtgcagcactccctcagtactgaccctctgacagtgcagtgctccctcggtactgaccctccgacagtgcagcgctccctcagtactgaccctccgacagtgcagtgctccctcagtactgcccctccgacagtgcagcactccctcagtactgaccctccgacagtgcggcgctccctcagtactgaccctccgacagtgcggcactccctcagtactgaccctccgacagtgcggcgctccctcagcacggtCTGGactgttggcctggattatgcactcaaatttctggagtggagtttgaacccaccattttctaactcagaggctaagaactgagccaagctgtcacCCTTACCCTGTATTATTCTCCTACTTTCAGCTTGGCTCATTTCCCAGCATTCTGTCCTCTGAAGCAGCATCCCCAGTATCTGGTTACCAGGTTACCTGGTTAACTAATCACTGGCTGCTCCATCAGCCTGGAATTCAGTCCTTGCACTTTCATCCTGTAGTGAAATGTTTCAAAGAAGTGACAAGACATTATTAACACAAGTCTGTCTTTCTAAAAACAAACATGCAAGGTTAATAACTGATCTGGAGCTCGGAGTCACAAGCACAGCGGCTAAATGTACAAATGATGCAACGTTAATGATGCTGGGCGATTCCAGAGCTGAACTGGATCAGCTACAGGCAGAATTGAATGTACCTGGGAATTggacagacaggtggcagataaaattcagtgtagagaaatgcaaagtgcttaacAGGGGACAAAATATCCAGGAAAGGAcaattacttaaatggaaagaaaataaagtgtttgaagatgagagagatctgccttggtccaaacatggacaaaagagctgaattccagaggtgaggtgagagtgactgcccttgacatcaaggcagcatttgaccgagtgtggcaccaaggagccctagtaaaattgaagtcaatgggaatcagggggaaaactctccagtggctggagtcatacctagcacaaaggaagatggtagtggttgttggaggccaatcatctcagccccaggacattgctgcaggagttcctcagggcagtgtcctaggcccaaccatcttcagctgcttcatcaatgaccttccctccatcataaggtcagaaatggggatgttcgctgatgactgcacagtgttcagttccattcgcaacccctcagataatgaagcagtccgagcctgcatgcagcaagacctggacaacatccaggcttgggctgataagtggcaagtaacattcgcgccagataagtgccaggcaatgaccatctccaacaaaagagagtctaaccacctccccttgacattcaacggcattaccatcgccgaatcccccaccatcaacatcctgggggtcaccattgaccagaaacttaactggaccagccatataaataccgtggctacgagagcaggtcagaggctgggtattctgcggcgagtgactcacctcctgactccccaaagcctttccaccatctacaaggcacaagtcaggagtgtgatggaatactctccacttgcctggatgagtgcagctccaacaacactcaagaagctcgacaccatccaagataaagcagcccgcttgattggcaccccatccaccaccctaaacattcactcccttcaccaccggcgcactgtggctgcagtgtgcaccatccacaggatgcactgcagcaactcgccaaggcttcttcgacagcacctcccaaacccgcgacctctaccacctagaaggacaagggcagcaggcacatgggaacaacaccacctgcacgttcccctccaagtcacacaccatcccgacttggaaatatatcgccgttccttcattgtcgctgggtcaaaatcctggaactcccttcctaacagcactgtgggagaaccgtcaccacacggactgcagcggttcaagaaggcggctcaccaccaccttctcgagggcaattagggatgggcaataaatgtcggccttgccagcgacgcccacatcccgtgaacgaataaaacaaaaagagatctgggggtcctgattgacaataaattgaagctatcgcaacaatGCTCAGCGGCAGTGAGTAAAaccaatcagatgttgggatgtattaaaagatCAATATTGAGGTGagatagtgaggtaatcctgtaTACTGACTCGCAAAATTAACGGGCAGggaaagatcagctggtccatcaaacctgcctcACACTCATCATTTCaaaacactccctccctccctccctctccctcaccccccctcaacaccccccccaacacccctctccccctgagaGACAACTCCTCACTAATAAACAAATCAGTCCGGTCGACCAATCTCCCACCAGCCTCATTAGGCGGGTGTAGTGAGCTCTACACTGGGatcgtggacgtaaaagatcccatggcattattttgaagaagagcaggggaattctcccctgggccaatatttatccctgaaccaacatcactaaaacagaatatctggtcatcatcacattgctgtttgtgggatcttgctgtgcgcagattggctgccgcatttcctgcattaccacagtgactacacttcaaaaaaaagtacttcattggctgtaaagcactttgggacgtcctgaggtcttaaaaggcgctatataaatgcaagtctttctttctagtttcccaaagctttccaccactgggggtttccctcgcctcatgtctgggtctgttgtagactcattgatagagattgattgctataattagtcaaaaactccattatcgttgtatcatgtgactgctCGGATGGTAAAAAGGGTTTTAGATGGACCTTAGGTCTTTTCTTATTGAGCAATTTCACTGTTCCTGTGTTTATTCACTAAATGTGATTTGCAAAACGAAAAGAATCAGAAGCAGAATTAAAATACTGAGTGGCTCCAATTCACCAATTCAGCAGGAATTGGAAAGTTTCTGAGTCTATTTTTACAGGAAGCTTTTTTTGGGGCCCAGAATGAACCTATTCAAAATTGAAAACACTTCTACAAACAAACACCAGACTGTGTTGGAGCCAAATTGTTGGGAAGGTGTTGGAGTGtgcaggagggggaagggggaggggggtcactgtTGAAAATGACACATCACAACTCGTGCCCAGAataaacagtgatagagagagagagagatagtgagagagagctagagggagagacagactgagtgagacacagagaacaAGAGATAAGCAGAAAGAGTCATAGAGTGTGTCAGAGATAGAACCTGAGAGAGACTGagtcagagagtcagagagagagatacactgagagaattagagaaagacagagtgagagacagagatagagagagactgaagaACATCACACATACCGAGAGTCTGAGatggacagactgagagagacagagagagggagtcagagGGACTGTGATAATCTGAGAGACAGTTACTgatagacagagaaagaaagactgataTTATCAGAAAGCGAGTGAGAgatactgagacagagagagagagtgagagatactgagacagagagagagtgagtgagagatgctgagacagagagagagagagatactgagacagagagagagagagtgagtgagagatgctgagacagagagagagagagagatactgagacagagagagagagtgagagatactgagacagagagagagtgagtgagagatgctgagacagagagagagagatactgagacagagagagagagagtgagtgagagatgctgagacagagagagagagagagagatactgagacagagagagagagagtgagtgagagatactgagacagagagagagagtaagtgaGAGatgctgagacagagagagagagtgagagatgctgagacagagagagagagtgagtgagagatgctgagacagagagagagagagtgagtgagagatactgaggcagagagagagagtgagtgagagatgctgagacagagagagagagagtgagtgagagatgctgaggcagagagggagagtgagtgagagatactgagacagagagagagtgagtgagagatactgagacagagagagagtgagtgagagatgctgagacagagagagactgagtgagagatactgagatagagagagagagagtgcgagatactgaggcagagagagactgagtgagagaTACTGAggcagagtgagactgagtgagagataCTGAGATAGAGACTGAGTGAGAgatactgagacagagagagactgagtgagagatgctgagacagagagagactgagtgagagatactgagatagagagaaactgagtgagagatactgagacagagagagagtgagtgagagatgctgagacagagagagactgagtgagagatactgaggcagagagagactgagtgagagatactgaggcagagagagactgagtgagagatactgaggcagagagagactgagtgagagatactgagacagagagagactgagtgagagatactgagatagagagagactgagtgagagatgctgagacagagagagactgagtgagagatgctgagacagagagag
It encodes:
- the LOC137342776 gene encoding uncharacterized PE-PGRS family protein PE_PGRS54-like — protein: MTIRHRETIQDPSSRGRVRKSGDREQRSAGSSGQGGAAVGGEEQRSAGSSGRRGAASAGSSVGGEQRSAGSSGQGGAAVGGEQRSGRSSGRRGAAVGGEQRSGRSSGRRGAAVGGEQWGAAVGGEQRGAAVGGEQGGAAVGGEQRSVGSSGRRGAAVGGEQWGAAVGGEQRGAAVGGEQWGAAVGGEQRGAAVGGEQRSVGSSGQGGAAVGGEQRSAGSSGEQRSAGSSGEQRSVGSSGQGGAAVGGEQRSAGSSGQGGAAVGGEQRSAGSSGQGGAAVGGEQRSAGSSGEQRSAGSSGEQRSAGSSGEQRSVGSSGQWGAAVREEQRSAGSSGRRGAAVGGEQRGAAVGGEQRSAGSSGRRGAVGSSGRRGAAGSSGRWGAAVREEQRSAGSSGRRGAAVGGEQRGAAVGGEQRGEQRSAGSSGEQRSVGSSGQWGAAVGGEQRSAGSSGQGGAAVGGEQRLAGSSGRRGAAVGGEQRGAAVGGEQRGAAVGGEQRSVGSSGQGGAAVSGEQRSAGSSGEQRSVGSSGQWGAAVREEQRSVGSSGRRGAAGSSGRWGAAVSGEQRSVGSSGRRGAAVDGEQRSGRSSGRRGAAVGGEQRSAGSSGQGGAAVGGEQRSAGSSGQGGAAVGGEQRSAGSSGRRGAAVGGEQRLAGSSGQGGAAVGGEQRSAGSSGRRGAAVGGEQRSAGSSGRRGAAVREEQHGQSKVGKGV